A region from the Dinoroseobacter shibae DFL 12 = DSM 16493 genome encodes:
- a CDS encoding PQQ-binding-like beta-propeller repeat protein, with protein MTQAELPRMRPALAGLALLGLAACAPEEVILPGERLDIRTPTLVAEGETAAPVALVETTPRTVPLSLPAPVANSDWTHRNGSVRHTIPHPALGTQLQLAWRAEIGEGSTRRNRITAAPVVSDGRVFTLDSLATVSAFGTNGALLWQQDLTPPTDAPDEGTGGGLAVSGDTLYVSSGFGSLTALNVVDGTERWTQRMDAPISGSATVEGNVAYAVSRDSVAWALDTRNGRVLWTLPGVPSTTSILGGGAPALTDRLVILPFPSSEISGALRQSGVRIWGSAVSGARLGRGYTAFSDINSDPVVVGRRIFAGNAAGRVAALDAVSGERLWTAREGAFGPVWPAGGELFFVSDQNGLVRMDADTGAVTWIVQLPYYTDDRERRRKAIFAHYGPVLAGGRLIIASGDGRLRLFDPVSGLPQGEIALPDGAAAPPVVANRTLYVVTTGGELLAFR; from the coding sequence TTGACGCAAGCTGAGTTGCCCCGAATGCGCCCGGCGCTGGCCGGTCTGGCCCTGTTGGGTCTGGCCGCCTGCGCGCCCGAGGAAGTGATCCTGCCGGGCGAGCGGCTGGACATCCGCACCCCGACCCTGGTCGCAGAGGGCGAGACCGCCGCGCCGGTCGCCCTTGTCGAGACCACGCCGCGCACGGTGCCCCTGTCCTTGCCCGCCCCCGTGGCCAATTCCGACTGGACCCATCGCAACGGGTCCGTGCGGCACACGATCCCGCATCCGGCCCTCGGCACCCAGCTGCAACTGGCCTGGCGCGCGGAGATCGGCGAAGGCAGCACCCGCCGCAACCGGATCACCGCCGCGCCGGTCGTGTCCGATGGGCGCGTCTTCACCCTCGACAGCCTGGCGACCGTGTCGGCCTTCGGCACCAACGGCGCGCTCTTGTGGCAGCAGGACCTGACACCGCCCACGGACGCGCCCGACGAGGGCACCGGCGGCGGGCTCGCCGTTTCGGGCGACACGCTTTATGTCTCGTCGGGCTTCGGGTCGCTGACCGCGTTGAACGTGGTGGACGGGACCGAGCGGTGGACCCAGCGCATGGACGCCCCGATCAGTGGCAGCGCCACGGTGGAGGGCAATGTGGCCTACGCCGTGAGCCGCGACAGCGTCGCCTGGGCGCTCGACACCCGCAATGGCCGTGTGCTGTGGACCCTGCCGGGGGTGCCATCGACCACCAGCATTCTCGGCGGTGGCGCGCCCGCGCTGACCGACCGGCTGGTGATCCTGCCATTCCCGTCCTCGGAGATCAGCGGCGCGTTGCGCCAGTCCGGGGTGCGGATCTGGGGCAGCGCGGTCTCGGGCGCGCGTCTGGGCCGCGGCTACACCGCGTTTTCCGACATCAACAGCGACCCGGTCGTGGTCGGCCGCCGCATCTTCGCGGGCAATGCCGCCGGGCGGGTCGCGGCCCTCGACGCGGTGTCCGGCGAGCGGCTCTGGACCGCCCGCGAAGGCGCGTTCGGCCCGGTCTGGCCCGCGGGGGGGGAGCTGTTCTTCGTCTCCGACCAGAACGGGCTCGTGCGGATGGACGCCGATACCGGCGCGGTCACCTGGATCGTGCAATTGCCCTATTACACCGACGACCGGGAACGCCGGCGCAAGGCGATCTTTGCCCATTACGGGCCGGTGCTGGCGGGCGGGCGCTTGATCATTGCCTCCGGCGACGGGCGCTTGCGCCTGTTCGATCCGGTGAGTGGCCTGCCGCAGGGCGAAATCGCCCTGCCCGATGGGGCAGCAGCGCCCCCGGTGGTGGCGAACCGAACGCTCTATGTGGTCACGACCGGTGGGGAACTTCTCGCCTTTCGCTGA
- the der gene encoding ribosome biogenesis GTPase Der: protein MPFTLAIVGRPNVGKSTLFNRLVGKRLALVDDQPGVTRDLREGAARLGDLRFTVIDTAGLEEATDDSLQGRMRRLTERAVSMADACLFLIDARVGVTPTDEVFADILRRSNAHVLLGANKAEGRAAEAGLIEAYALGLGEPLALSAEHGEGMAELTGALMPLIDAFEETENAETEDAPETDVALDPDAEEETVVRVPTKAKPLQVAVVGRPNAGKSTLINQLLGEDRLLTGPEAGITRDAISLAMDWDGLPVRIFDTAGMRKKAKVQEKLEKLSVSDGLRAVKFAEVVVVLLDAGIPFEQQDLRIADLAEREGRAVVIAVNKWDMEDDKQGKLKELKEAFERLLPQLRGAPLVTVSAKTGRGMDRLRDAVLRAHEVWNRRVPTAALNRWLGAMVEAHPPPAPGGRRIKLRYMTQAKTRPPGFVVMCSYPEKIPESYTRYLVNGLREDFDMPGTPIRLTMRSQSDANPYKNRKKSTPSRLRKHLGKPSLKG, encoded by the coding sequence ATGCCCTTTACCCTGGCCATCGTCGGCCGCCCGAATGTGGGCAAATCCACGCTGTTCAACCGGCTCGTGGGCAAGCGTCTGGCCCTGGTCGACGACCAGCCCGGCGTGACCCGCGACCTGCGCGAGGGGGCGGCGCGGCTGGGCGACCTGCGCTTTACGGTGATCGACACCGCCGGGCTGGAAGAGGCCACCGATGACAGCCTGCAGGGGCGGATGCGGCGGCTGACCGAACGCGCGGTCAGCATGGCCGATGCCTGCCTGTTCCTGATCGACGCGCGTGTCGGCGTGACCCCCACGGACGAGGTCTTCGCCGACATCCTGCGCCGCTCCAACGCCCATGTTTTGCTGGGCGCGAACAAGGCCGAGGGCCGCGCGGCCGAAGCCGGGCTGATCGAGGCCTATGCCCTGGGCCTGGGCGAGCCGCTGGCGCTGAGCGCTGAGCATGGCGAGGGCATGGCGGAGTTGACCGGCGCGCTGATGCCGCTGATCGACGCGTTCGAGGAAACCGAGAACGCCGAGACCGAGGACGCGCCCGAAACCGATGTCGCCCTCGACCCGGATGCCGAAGAAGAGACCGTTGTCCGCGTGCCGACCAAGGCCAAGCCCCTGCAGGTGGCCGTGGTGGGCCGCCCGAACGCGGGCAAATCCACCCTGATCAACCAGCTTCTGGGCGAGGATCGGCTGCTCACCGGGCCCGAGGCGGGGATCACCCGCGACGCGATCTCGCTGGCCATGGACTGGGACGGGCTGCCGGTGCGGATTTTCGATACCGCGGGCATGCGCAAGAAGGCCAAGGTGCAGGAAAAGCTGGAGAAACTCAGCGTCTCCGACGGGTTGCGCGCGGTGAAATTCGCCGAGGTGGTGGTCGTCCTGCTGGATGCGGGCATCCCCTTCGAGCAGCAGGATCTGCGCATCGCCGACCTAGCGGAGCGGGAAGGCCGGGCAGTCGTGATCGCCGTGAACAAGTGGGATATGGAGGACGACAAGCAGGGCAAGCTCAAGGAGCTGAAGGAGGCCTTCGAGCGGCTCCTGCCGCAGCTGCGCGGGGCGCCGCTGGTGACGGTGTCGGCCAAGACGGGCCGCGGCATGGACCGGCTGCGCGACGCGGTGCTGCGCGCCCATGAGGTCTGGAACCGTCGCGTGCCCACCGCCGCGCTCAACCGTTGGCTCGGCGCCATGGTCGAGGCGCATCCGCCCCCCGCCCCGGGCGGGCGGCGCATCAAGCTGCGCTACATGACCCAGGCGAAAACCCGGCCCCCGGGCTTCGTGGTCATGTGCTCCTACCCCGAGAAGATCCCCGAAAGCTACACCCGCTACCTGGTCAACGGCCTGCGGGAGGATTTCGACATGCCTGGCACCCCGATCCGGCTGACCATGCGCAGCCAGTCGGACGCGAACCCCTACAAGAACCGCAAGAAATCAACGCCTTCGAGGCTGCGCAAGCATCTCGGAAAACCGTCTCTCAAGGGCTAG
- a CDS encoding M48 family metalloprotease, translating into MRSRWFHPAAVLVILAGLWLQALPAQAVTLIRDAEIERSLRELATPLMAAAGVNPARVDIWVIEDSKLNAFVADPQTIVIHSGLLLRLETPQQVQAVLAHELAHIANGHISRRIDNMRAMNRFARMGLILAAAAGAATGSPEAAIGLGAGAAGAARRAFFGHTRAEEAAADRSSIRYMTNAGVSPVAMVEVLNIFRGQEALSPGRQDPYLRTHPLTRDRLRAAEGFAAASPPAPSDQSEAAYWYARLQGKLSAFLRNPDWTLRRVPPSDRSEVAVMRRAIAYHKKPDPDRAAREVEALLALRPDDPYYTALKGQFAFESRRYDAAVAAYERAVSLAPREPLLLAQLGRAYLAQNTAASNRKALEVLAAAYGRDAGNPSLLRDLAQAYARAGQNGMASVTTAERHAMSGRVSDAGLQARRAMALLPQGSPGYARARDILRTAEQAEARR; encoded by the coding sequence ATGCGCAGCCGATGGTTCCATCCCGCGGCCGTTCTCGTGATTCTGGCGGGCCTGTGGCTCCAGGCCCTGCCGGCGCAAGCGGTGACGCTGATCCGCGATGCGGAGATCGAGCGGTCCCTGCGCGAGCTGGCCACCCCCCTGATGGCGGCGGCGGGGGTGAACCCGGCCCGGGTGGATATCTGGGTGATCGAGGACAGCAAGCTGAACGCCTTTGTGGCGGACCCGCAGACCATCGTGATCCATTCCGGGCTTCTGCTGCGGCTGGAGACCCCGCAACAGGTCCAGGCGGTGCTGGCCCACGAGTTGGCCCATATCGCCAACGGCCATATCTCGCGCCGGATCGACAACATGCGCGCGATGAACCGGTTTGCGCGGATGGGCCTGATCCTGGCCGCGGCGGCGGGGGCGGCGACGGGCTCGCCCGAGGCGGCGATCGGGCTGGGCGCTGGCGCCGCCGGGGCGGCAAGGCGGGCGTTTTTCGGCCATACCCGCGCCGAAGAGGCCGCCGCCGACCGCAGCTCGATCCGCTACATGACGAATGCCGGGGTCTCGCCCGTGGCGATGGTCGAGGTGCTCAACATCTTCCGCGGGCAGGAGGCTTTGTCGCCGGGGCGGCAGGACCCCTACCTGCGCACCCACCCGCTGACCCGCGACCGGCTGCGTGCCGCCGAAGGGTTCGCCGCGGCCAGCCCCCCCGCCCCCTCGGACCAGAGCGAGGCCGCCTATTGGTACGCCCGGCTGCAGGGCAAGCTGTCGGCGTTTCTGCGCAACCCGGACTGGACCCTGCGGCGGGTGCCGCCCTCGGACCGCTCCGAGGTGGCGGTGATGCGACGCGCCATCGCCTATCACAAGAAACCCGACCCGGACCGCGCCGCGCGGGAGGTCGAGGCGCTGCTCGCCCTGCGCCCGGACGACCCCTACTACACCGCCTTGAAGGGCCAGTTCGCCTTCGAATCGCGACGCTACGATGCGGCGGTCGCGGCCTATGAACGGGCGGTGTCGCTGGCCCCGCGCGAGCCGCTGCTGCTGGCGCAGCTCGGCCGGGCCTATCTCGCCCAGAACACGGCCGCGTCCAACCGCAAGGCGCTGGAGGTGCTGGCGGCGGCTTACGGACGGGACGCGGGCAACCCCTCGCTGCTGCGCGATCTGGCACAGGCCTATGCCCGGGCAGGCCAGAACGGCATGGCGTCGGTCACCACGGCAGAGCGGCACGCGATGTCGGGCCGGGTCTCGGACGCAGGGCTGCAGGCCCGGCGCGCCATGGCGCTGCTGCCCCAGGGCAGCCCGGGCTATGCCCGCGCCCGCGACATCCTGCGCACCGCCGAGCAGGCAGAGGCGCGGCGCTAG
- a CDS encoding pyridoxal phosphate-dependent aminotransferase: MQNSSRSEVDPFIVMDVMEAARRAEAAGRHIIHMEVGQPGTAAPLPARRAVAAQLDQDAMGYTVALGLPELRRAIAGLYARWYGVDLDPARVVVTSGSSAAFLLAFTTYFDAGARVGVAEPGYPSYRQILKALSLAPVGLPTQPETGHRMTAEALAQADIAGAIIASPNNPTGTMLDRDGLGALIAACRDRDRVFISDEIYHGLHYGDRAVSALEISDDVCVINSFSKYFSMTGWRIGWLVVPEAQVRVVERLAQNMFICAPHVAQIAALGALGDAARPELEANRAVYAANRQLVIDGLRAAGLDAFAPPDGAFYVYVDTGALSSDSRTLAADILEKAGVAVTPGLDFDPVRGHGTLRLSYARATEDIAEGMTRLTNYFAAAGPNPLLTGS; this comes from the coding sequence ATGCAAAACTCAAGCCGATCCGAGGTCGATCCTTTTATCGTGATGGACGTGATGGAGGCCGCGCGCCGGGCCGAGGCGGCAGGGCGGCACATCATCCACATGGAGGTCGGCCAACCCGGCACCGCCGCCCCACTGCCCGCGCGTCGGGCGGTGGCGGCGCAGCTGGATCAGGACGCCATGGGCTACACCGTTGCCTTGGGCCTGCCGGAACTGCGCCGCGCCATCGCGGGCCTTTACGCGCGCTGGTACGGGGTGGACCTGGACCCGGCGCGGGTTGTGGTGACCTCGGGCTCCTCGGCGGCGTTTCTTCTTGCCTTCACCACCTATTTCGATGCCGGCGCCCGGGTCGGGGTGGCCGAGCCCGGCTACCCGTCCTACCGGCAGATCCTCAAGGCGCTGTCGCTGGCCCCCGTGGGTCTGCCCACCCAACCCGAGACCGGGCACCGCATGACCGCCGAAGCGTTGGCGCAGGCCGATATCGCGGGCGCGATCATCGCTTCGCCGAACAACCCCACGGGCACCATGCTGGACCGCGACGGGTTGGGCGCGCTCATTGCCGCCTGCCGCGACCGGGACCGGGTGTTCATCTCCGACGAGATCTACCACGGGCTGCATTACGGCGACCGGGCGGTCTCGGCGCTGGAGATTTCCGACGATGTCTGCGTGATCAACTCGTTTTCCAAGTATTTCTCCATGACCGGCTGGCGCATCGGCTGGTTGGTCGTGCCCGAGGCGCAGGTCCGCGTGGTCGAAAGGCTGGCCCAGAACATGTTCATCTGCGCCCCTCATGTGGCCCAGATCGCCGCCCTGGGTGCGCTCGGCGACGCCGCCCGGCCGGAGCTGGAGGCCAACCGCGCCGTCTATGCCGCCAACCGGCAGCTGGTCATCGACGGGCTGCGGGCCGCGGGGCTCGATGCCTTCGCGCCGCCGGACGGGGCGTTCTACGTCTATGTGGATACCGGCGCGCTCTCGTCCGACAGCCGGACCCTGGCGGCCGATATTCTCGAAAAGGCCGGGGTGGCGGTCACACCGGGACTCGATTTCGATCCGGTGCGCGGCCATGGGACCCTGCGGCTGTCCTATGCGCGGGCGACCGAGGATATCGCCGAGGGCATGACCCGGCTCACGAATTATTTTGCCGCGGCAGGCCCCAACCCGCTTTTGACTGGTTCCTGA
- a CDS encoding N-acetylmuramoyl-L-alanine amidase — protein MTLDRQSRSGPRSARVWAVFLGAILSVLALPLLAQELRAVARIDPITSSVSGTTDDLRLTLGLSQPVPYRIEARRDPDRIVIEFREVDFSGAEPGKYLSSAALRGVIAGPARPGWSRLELLLSAPMGLETAEMQTDATLGSALLEVTLGARSREEFDAAAITGDLGVAAPEPPDVPELATGPERQRGDRPLVIMLDPGHGGFDPGAERDGHSEADLMLTFARELQELIIRESGHTVLLTRNADEFVPLPERVRMAREAAADLFISLHADSLLSGRASGATVYTLSDVASSEASAKLAERMDRASLLAGLDLTAQDDTLATALMDVARLEVAPRAARLADTLVTGLGETVGDLHKRPRQFADFSVLRAPDIPSVLVELGFLSSDNDLARLLSPEWRANAAEGIRRGIDAWAVADAAEADLVRQ, from the coding sequence GTGACACTGGACAGGCAATCGCGCTCTGGGCCGCGTTCGGCGCGGGTGTGGGCGGTATTTCTGGGGGCGATCCTTTCGGTGCTGGCCTTGCCCCTCTTGGCGCAGGAGCTGCGCGCCGTCGCGCGCATCGACCCGATCACGTCCTCGGTGTCGGGCACCACGGACGATTTACGCCTCACCCTCGGCCTGAGCCAGCCGGTGCCGTACCGGATCGAGGCCCGCCGCGACCCGGACCGCATCGTGATCGAGTTTCGCGAGGTCGATTTCAGCGGCGCCGAGCCCGGCAAATACCTCTCCTCCGCTGCCCTGCGCGGGGTGATCGCGGGGCCGGCGCGCCCCGGTTGGTCCCGGCTGGAGCTGCTCTTGAGCGCGCCCATGGGGCTTGAGACTGCCGAGATGCAGACCGATGCGACGCTCGGCTCCGCGCTGCTCGAAGTGACGTTAGGGGCCCGCAGCCGTGAAGAGTTCGACGCGGCCGCGATCACCGGCGATCTCGGCGTGGCCGCCCCCGAGCCGCCCGATGTGCCGGAACTGGCCACGGGCCCCGAACGCCAGCGCGGCGACCGCCCGCTGGTCATCATGCTCGACCCCGGGCATGGCGGCTTCGACCCGGGCGCCGAGCGCGACGGCCATTCCGAGGCCGACCTGATGCTGACCTTCGCCCGCGAATTGCAGGAACTGATCATCCGCGAGAGCGGCCATACGGTGCTGCTGACCCGGAACGCGGACGAATTCGTCCCGCTGCCCGAACGGGTGCGCATGGCCCGCGAGGCAGCCGCCGACCTGTTCATCTCGCTCCATGCGGATTCGCTCTTGTCCGGGCGGGCCTCGGGCGCGACGGTCTACACCTTGTCGGACGTGGCCTCCAGCGAAGCTTCCGCCAAGCTGGCCGAGCGCATGGACCGCGCGAGCCTTCTGGCCGGGCTGGACCTGACGGCCCAGGACGACACGCTGGCCACCGCGTTGATGGACGTGGCAAGGCTGGAGGTCGCGCCGCGGGCGGCCCGGCTGGCCGACACCCTGGTGACCGGGCTGGGCGAAACCGTGGGCGATCTGCACAAGCGGCCCCGGCAATTCGCGGATTTCTCGGTCCTGCGCGCGCCGGACATCCCATCGGTGCTGGTGGAGCTGGGCTTCCTGAGCAGCGACAACGACCTTGCGCGGCTCCTCTCGCCGGAGTGGCGGGCGAACGCGGCGGAGGGGATTCGCCGCGGCATCGACGCCTGGGCGGTGGCCGACGCGGCCGAGGCCGATCTGGTCCGTCAGTGA
- a CDS encoding class I SAM-dependent DNA methyltransferase produces MTPPPSPTPEQVLSTYGRVADDFARMRNTSLFELPMLQAVQAHAPGRDLLDLGCGPGAPLARWLSWRGFRVTGVDGAAGMLPHFRRSTRGARALRADMRHLALGQRFDALLAWDSFFHLSLRDQARMFPVFARHARRGAVLVFSSGPARGVAFGRAAGAPIFHASHAPLAYRRMLRQAGFTVLRFSPEDPALDRHSWWLCRRLSRAH; encoded by the coding sequence ATGACCCCGCCGCCGTCTCCGACCCCCGAACAGGTGCTTTCGACCTATGGCCGCGTGGCCGATGATTTCGCGCGGATGCGCAACACATCGCTGTTCGAGCTGCCAATGCTGCAGGCGGTGCAGGCCCATGCGCCGGGGCGCGACCTGCTCGATCTGGGCTGCGGGCCGGGCGCGCCGCTGGCGCGGTGGCTGTCGTGGCGCGGGTTTCGGGTGACGGGCGTGGATGGCGCAGCGGGGATGCTGCCGCATTTCCGCCGCAGCACTCGGGGCGCGCGGGCCCTTCGGGCGGATATGCGCCACCTGGCCCTGGGGCAGCGGTTCGATGCGCTCCTGGCCTGGGACAGTTTCTTTCACCTGTCGCTGCGGGACCAGGCGCGGATGTTTCCGGTCTTTGCCCGCCATGCGCGGCGCGGCGCGGTGCTGGTGTTTTCGTCGGGCCCCGCGCGCGGAGTGGCTTTCGGTCGAGCGGCGGGGGCGCCGATCTTCCATGCCAGCCACGCGCCGCTGGCCTATCGGCGGATGCTACGGCAGGCCGGGTTCACGGTTCTGCGTTTCTCACCCGAGGATCCGGCGCTGGACCGGCATAGCTGGTGGCTCTGTCGGCGTCTCTCGCGCGCTCACTGA
- a CDS encoding penicillin-binding protein 1A, with translation MLRFVFGFFGAIFSAVTLGLFAVALSIGAVLWMYGRDLPDTEALAQYAPPTISRVYSGEGALMDEFARERRVFAPADEIPDLVKQAFISAEDKNFYVHKGYDPRGMAAAALDAATGGPLRGASTITQQVMKNFLLGGERSAERKIKELILSARIEETLSKDDILELYMNEIFLGQNSFGVAAAAQTYFNKTLAELEPHEAAYLAALPKAPSTYHPVRAMDRAVERRNFVLREMYENGYLTEAAYQSARAEPLRTVQSGDFPSFRRALPPRDYFTDEIRRQLSGRFGEEEFFTGGLSIRATVDPTLQKEAARALQAGLERYDRSRGVYRGPAERLDPALVAADWAAALDDLRVPRDIDGWRPAVVLDFGQGGALLGVEGVAEGVPQILPDADVTWARPRRANGSLGAQAREASDLLAVGDVIHVRAEGENTWSLRQIPEVQGGFMAMDVNTGRVLAMQGGFSYQSSVFNRATQATRQPGSSFKPLVYAAALDTGYSPATIVIDAPIAVDTGAGVWRPKNASNRFYGPTPLRTGIERSRNLMTVRLAQEVGMETVADYAESFGVYEDLEPYLANALGSQETTLFNMVAAYAMFANGGQRVEPTLVDRVQDRWGKTVYRHDQRTCLDCEAEALAEGTAPRIMANRRQVIDPITAYQLTSMMRGVVERGTAARTVNLPVPIAGKTGTTNDAKDVWFVGFSSNIVAGCYIGYDRPRTLGRGASGGGMCGPVFNQFMETAIKTYGGGRFTVPEGGSFVKIDRFSGARLEDDATGPTVVAEYFRKGEEPFYGAGAILDGGFAMGANLPMYTPDGQQGGSEEVVTSTGRTAVVPKKANVGTVTAGGLY, from the coding sequence GTGCTGCGTTTCGTTTTCGGGTTTTTCGGAGCCATCTTCTCGGCGGTGACGCTGGGCCTCTTCGCCGTGGCGCTGAGCATCGGCGCGGTGCTTTGGATGTATGGCCGCGACCTGCCGGACACCGAGGCGCTGGCGCAATACGCGCCGCCCACGATCTCCCGCGTCTATTCCGGCGAGGGTGCGTTGATGGACGAGTTCGCCCGCGAACGGCGCGTCTTCGCGCCCGCCGACGAGATCCCGGATCTGGTGAAACAGGCGTTCATCTCCGCGGAAGACAAGAATTTCTACGTCCACAAGGGGTACGACCCGCGCGGCATGGCCGCGGCGGCGCTGGACGCGGCAACGGGTGGGCCCTTGCGCGGGGCGTCCACCATCACCCAGCAGGTGATGAAGAACTTTCTTCTGGGCGGCGAGCGGTCGGCCGAGCGCAAGATCAAGGAGTTGATCCTGTCGGCGCGGATCGAGGAGACGCTCAGCAAGGACGACATCCTCGAACTCTACATGAACGAGATCTTTCTCGGACAGAACAGCTTCGGGGTCGCCGCCGCAGCGCAGACCTACTTCAACAAGACCCTGGCGGAACTGGAGCCGCACGAGGCCGCTTATCTCGCGGCCTTGCCCAAGGCGCCCTCGACCTATCACCCGGTGCGCGCCATGGACCGCGCGGTGGAGCGGCGGAATTTCGTGCTGCGCGAGATGTACGAGAACGGCTACCTGACCGAGGCGGCTTACCAATCCGCCCGCGCCGAGCCCCTGCGCACGGTTCAGAGCGGGGATTTCCCGTCTTTCCGCCGCGCCCTGCCGCCCCGGGACTACTTCACGGACGAGATCCGCCGCCAGCTTTCGGGTCGGTTCGGGGAAGAAGAGTTTTTCACCGGCGGGCTGTCGATCCGGGCCACGGTCGATCCGACCCTGCAGAAAGAGGCTGCCCGTGCCTTGCAGGCCGGGCTGGAGCGTTACGACCGCTCCCGCGGGGTCTATCGCGGCCCGGCGGAGCGGCTCGACCCGGCGCTGGTGGCGGCCGACTGGGCCGCGGCGCTGGACGATCTGCGCGTGCCGCGGGACATCGACGGATGGCGCCCGGCGGTGGTGCTGGACTTCGGCCAGGGCGGCGCATTGCTGGGCGTGGAAGGCGTGGCCGAAGGTGTGCCGCAGATCCTGCCGGATGCGGATGTGACCTGGGCGCGGCCGCGCCGCGCGAACGGCAGTCTCGGCGCCCAGGCGCGCGAGGCCAGCGACCTTCTGGCCGTGGGCGACGTGATCCATGTGCGCGCCGAGGGCGAGAACACCTGGTCCCTGCGCCAGATCCCCGAGGTGCAGGGCGGCTTCATGGCGATGGACGTCAATACCGGCCGCGTGCTGGCGATGCAGGGCGGGTTTTCCTACCAGTCCTCGGTCTTCAACCGCGCGACCCAGGCCACGCGGCAGCCCGGCTCCAGCTTCAAGCCGCTCGTCTACGCCGCGGCCCTGGACACTGGCTACTCGCCGGCCACCATCGTGATCGACGCGCCGATCGCGGTCGACACCGGCGCGGGCGTCTGGCGGCCCAAGAACGCCTCGAACCGGTTTTACGGACCGACGCCCCTGCGGACCGGGATCGAACGTTCGCGCAACCTGATGACCGTGCGGCTGGCGCAAGAGGTCGGCATGGAAACCGTGGCTGACTATGCCGAAAGCTTCGGGGTCTACGAGGATCTCGAACCCTATCTCGCCAACGCGCTGGGCTCCCAGGAGACGACCCTGTTCAACATGGTCGCGGCCTACGCGATGTTCGCCAATGGCGGACAGCGGGTGGAGCCGACGCTGGTCGACCGGGTGCAAGACCGCTGGGGCAAGACCGTCTATCGCCACGACCAGCGCACCTGCCTGGATTGCGAGGCCGAGGCGCTGGCCGAAGGCACCGCGCCCCGGATCATGGCCAACCGCCGCCAGGTGATCGACCCGATCACCGCCTATCAGCTGACCTCGATGATGCGCGGCGTGGTCGAGCGGGGCACGGCGGCGCGGACCGTGAACCTGCCCGTGCCCATCGCGGGCAAGACCGGGACGACGAACGACGCCAAGGATGTGTGGTTCGTGGGCTTTTCGTCCAACATCGTGGCGGGCTGCTATATCGGGTACGACCGGCCCCGGACCCTGGGGCGCGGCGCCTCTGGCGGCGGAATGTGCGGCCCGGTGTTCAACCAGTTCATGGAAACCGCGATCAAGACCTACGGCGGCGGCAGGTTCACCGTGCCCGAGGGCGGCAGCTTCGTGAAGATCGACCGGTTCTCGGGCGCACGGCTCGAAGACGATGCCACCGGGCCGACCGTTGTGGCGGAGTATTTTCGCAAGGGCGAAGAGCCGTTTTATGGTGCCGGTGCGATCCTCGACGGTGGCTTCGCCATGGGCGCGAACCTGCCCATGTACACGCCCGACGGGCAACAGGGCGGCTCGGAGGAGGTGGTGACCTCCACCGGGCGCACGGCGGTGGTGCCGAAGAAGGCCAATGTCGGGACGGTGACGGCCGGCGGGCTTTACTGA